Below is a genomic region from Streptomyces sp. NBC_00461.
CTGCGCGCCGACTCGCTCGCCGGGCTGCGGCACGGGCTGCGCAGCCACAGCGGCGGCAAGGGAACCACGCCGGCCGAGGCCGAGGCCGGCGCGCTGTGCGAGGCGGTCGAGCGCTACAGCGCGACCCGGCACGGGGACGAACCAGTCGTCGTCGACACACTCGCCGGGCTCGGCGACAGCGCGCTGCACCCCAACTCCTGCCAGCTGTACGCCGACCGGCAGTTCGCCCGGCGGGAGCGCTGGAACCGCTCGGCCGCCGCGTTCCAGCAGGTTCCGCCGCCATTCGATCCGCACGCTCCCACGGAGTGGACCCCCGTGTGGTCGATGACCGCCGGCACCCACCGGCTGCTGCCCACCTCGATGCTCTACTTCGGCCCCGCCCCGGGCGGACAGCCGTCCGCGCCATGGGCGGACTCCAACGGCAACGCGGCCGGCAGCAGCCTGGAGGACGCGGCGCTCCAGGGGTTCCTGGAGGTGGTCGAGCGCGACGCGGTCGCCCTGTGGTGGTACAACCGCAGCCGGCTGCCCGGCGTCGACCTGGACGCCTTCGACGAACCCTGGCTCGGCCAGGTCCGCGCCGCATACGGCAGGTTGCGCCGTGATCTGTGGGTGCTGGACCTGACCGCGGACTTCGGCATCCCCGTCATGGCGGCCGTCTCCTGCCGCAACGACGGGAGGGCGCAGCAGATCTGCTTCGGCTTCGGCGCCCACTTCGACCCGCGTACGGCACTGCGTCGCGCGGTGACCGAGATGGCGCAGCTGCTCCCGCCACCGGGCGTGGACCCGCGGGCGGGCGGCGAATTCGCCTCCCTCCACCCGGAGCTGGCCTCCTGGTGGTCTCTGGCGACCACCCGGAATCAGCCATATCTGGTCCCGGACCGGGCCGAGTCTCCCCGTACACCCGCAAGTTACGTGTGCGAACCGAGAAACGACCTGCTCAGCGACCTCACGGTGGCCCAGGCCCTGGTGCGCGGCCATGGCATGGAACTGCTCGTCCTCGATCAGACTCGGCCTGACGTGCGGCTTCCCGTGGTCAAGGTGATCGTCCCCGGGATGCGTCACTTCTGGGCCAGGTTCGCCCCCGGACGACTCTATGAGGTCCCTGTGACCCTCGGTCGCAAACCGCACGCGACGGGTCACCGCGACCTCAACCCCATTCCTTTGTTCGTGTGAATCCGGCTGATTACAGCCATCGGTGGCCCGATCCCGTTGTGAGCCCTACCATGCGATTCGCCATGTCCCCGGGGTAGGAGGTCACGATGCCGGACGCTTTCCGTGGAACGGAAAGTACCGAGGGTGCCGAGAGTTCCCCGCCGGCAGCGATCCACCTGGCCATGGCCCCGCGCCTCGCCCGCACCATCGTCCTGCTCGTGCTGACCTGTTACTGCTTCATCGTCATCCTCAACGTGCTCCACACGGGCGGGGTGAGCGCCACCCGGATGACTGTCTGTGTCGGTGTCGTCCTGCTGGAGTTCGGGGTGCAGTTCGCGCTCGCCCTTCCCGCCGCGCGCGCGTGGCCGCTGCGGCGGCGGCTCGTCACCCTGGGTGTGCAGGCCGTCCTGACGTATCTGCCCGCTGCCTGGTTCGGACTCGACTGGGGCAGCATGCAGGGGCCGCTCGCAGCGACCATCCTGCTCACCCTGCCCAACCCGGTCGCCTGGCCGGTGTTCGGGGCCGTCGTGGCGGCCGCCCCGCTCTACCCGCTGCTGAAGGGCTCGGGGGTCCTCTACAGCGGCTATGTGTTCATCTCCGTCACCCTGGCGGGTCTCGTCATCTACGGCCTGACCCGGCTGACCGACCTCGTCCGTGAACTGCACGACACCCGCGAGCGGTTGGCACGCATGGCCGTGACCCAGGAACGGCTGCGCTTCGCACGGGACCTGCACGACCTGCTCGGGTACAGCCTCTCCACCGTGACGCTCAAGGGCGAGCTCGTCAGCCGGCTGATCCCCGTCCGCCCGGAGCAGGCCGCCGAGGAGACCACGTCCCTGCTCCTCGTCGCCCGCCAGGCACTGGCCGACGTCCGGCTCGTCTCCCGCGGCTACCGGGACATGTCGCTGTGCGACGAGGCGGACTCGGCGGCGAAGGTCCTGGTGTCGGCCGAGGTCCGCGTCGAGGTCGACATGCGCGTCGAGCGGCTGCACCCGGTGGTCGACACGGTGCTCGCGACGGCCCTGCGGGAAGGAGTCACCAACATCCTCCGCCACAGCAAGGCCGAGGTATGTACGATCAGGGCCACCAGCGGGACGGAAACGGTTCTGCTGACGCTGGTCAACGACGGGGTCACCGACGGGGGGAAGCCCGACGCGCGTTCCTGCGGTGGGAGCGGTCTGGGCAACCTCCGGACGCGGCTCACCGAGATCGGCGGAGAACTGACGGCCGGCGTCGACGAGGACGGTCTGTTCCGCCTCGACGCACGGGCACCGCTCCAACCGCATCAGGGGGAGGCCGGCAATGCCGCGGCCGCCGCCGGGCCCGGCACCGAGAGAGCCGTGGCCTGATCAGGCCCCTGATCAGACGAGACACCGCTACCTGGGGGAGGTAACAGGTGCTGTCCATCAACATCCTTCTCGCCGAGGATGTGCACATGATTCGCGGCGCTCTGGTCGCGCTGCTGCAACTCGAACCCGATCTGCGGGTCATCGCGTCCGTGGAACGGGGCGACACGATCGTCAGCACCGCACTTGAGGTCCGGCCCGACGTCGCGGTGATCGACGTCGACCTGCCGGGGATGGACGGTCTGACGGCCGCCGCCCTGCTGCATGAACAGCTCCCCAGTTGCCGCTCCCTCATCCTCACCAGCCTGGGCAAGCCCGGCACCCTGCGCCGCGCCATGTCGGCCCATGTGTCGGGCTTCCTCCTGAAGGACTCCCCGCCCGACCAACTCGCGTCCGCCGTACGCTCGGTGGCGATGGGGGGACGGGTCGTGGACCCCCAACTCGCCCTGACGGCCTGGGACTACCCCGACAATCCGCTCTCCCGCCGGGAGATGGAGGTGCTACGGCTCGCGGCCCGGGGAGCCGACGCCGCCGAGATCGCCGGATGCCTCTATCTGACCAAGGGAACCGTCCGCAACTACCTCACCTCGATCGTCGGCAAGCTCGGCGCCCGCAACCGCGTCGACGCCATCCGCATCGCCGAGGAGGCCGGCTGGATTCCCTGAGCCGGCCCGGCCGGGCCCGGCCCCGAGCAGTGCGTCCAGCAGGCCCTCGTCCAGCGTCGTGCCCACCGAGACGTCGGCCAGCTCCCCGAACCCGGTGTCGTGCACCGCCGCGCTCACCACATGGCGGCCGCCCACGGCGAAGGTCCCGAACGTCCATCCGTCGTCCTCGGTGGCCGTGCCGTCGGGGCGGACCAGACGGGCGCCGGACGGCCCGTGCAGCGCGAAGCCGAACTCGGTGAAACGGAACCTGAGGCCCTGCCCGAGCGCCTTGCTGTAGGCCTCCTTGAGCGTCCACAGCCGCACCATGGTCTCGTTGCGGGCGCCCTCGCCGCCCCGGTCGAGGTGCCCCTTCTCGAACGGGGTGCAGGCCTGTGCCTCGGAGCCGGTGTGTGCCAGCCGGCGGTCGGCGCGCTCCACGTCGACCCCGATCCGGCCCCTGCGGGTGACGCCGACGACCATCGTCTCGTCGGTGTGGCTCAGGCTGATGTCGATCTGGTCCAGGCCGCGCACATAGGGGCGCCCACCCGGCTGATACGCCAGGTCCACCAGCTGCGGCTGGGTGCGCAGGGCCGCCGCGGCGGTGTAGCGCACGAAGAGCCGGGAGGCGAGGAAGCGCTCCCGCATCCCGGCCCTGCCGAGTTTCTCGTAGCGGATCCAGTCACGGCCGAGGAGCGCGCGCAGCTGTTCCGTGCCGGTGTCCGGCTGCCAGCCGGGCATCCTGCCGTACACCAGGACGCTTCCGCCGCGCACGAGTTCGTCGCGCACCCGCTCCCAGGGGCCGTCCGGTCCCGGCGCCTCGATCGGACGGCTGATCGGCGTCATCGGGTTCACGCCCCGGCCAGTGCCGCCGCCAGCGGTCCGGCGTCGAGCGCGGAGATCACCCCGGCCAGGTCCACCGCGTCGCTCTCCGGACCGCGGCACACCGCCAGGCAGGTCGGCCCGTCGTTGCCGCCCATCCGGCGCAGGAACGGGGTGAGGACCACCCGGGGGCCGATCTCCACCACATGGGTCGGGGTCTGCTGCGCGAGCATCGCCCGGGCGGCGTCGGCGAAGCGCACGGGGGAGGTGATCTGCTCGCTCCAGTACGGCCCGTACAGCGGCTCGGTGGTCAGCCTGCCGTACACGGTGGAGTAGAACGGCACCCGGGCCGGACCGCCGGCCACCCGGTGGGCGACCGCGTCGAACCTCGGCACCATGGGCGCCATCAGAGGCGAGTGGAAGGGGTGGGTCACCGTCAGATGGCGGCAGGCGATGCCCCGGCCCTCCAGCTGCTCCTGGATGCGTTCGAGTCCCGCGCGGTCCCCGGAGAGCACGGTGGCCTTGGCGGCGTTGATGGCGCCGATGCCGACGCCGGGCTCGGCCGCGACCAGCTCGGCCGCCTCGAACGGGGCGGCACAGGTGGCCATCATGCCGCCGCCGGAGGGCAGGTACTGCATGAAGGCGCCGCGCAGCGCGACCAGTCGGGCGGCGTCGGGCAGCGACAGGGCGCCCGCGACGGCGGCCGCCGCGAACTCCCCGATGCCATGGCCGAGTACGGC
It encodes:
- a CDS encoding TOMM precursor leader peptide-binding protein, encoding MSGSPMPSAARQVGFKPHLRVEVVGGEAVYLLSERGTTALHGPHVEALAPLLDGTRTLEAVFLEAAGVVDAPAAGRTIAALAEAELIGYRAPSTDAAAEAYWELAGLSGAGAQAALGSTPVQVLVLGRTDPGPVHQECRASGLTLADEETSAAFTLVVCDDYLDPALADVDARHRAEGRPWLLARPCGVEAWVGPVFGTPERACWSCLAHRLRGHRATQAPVQRVLGLPGPVPLPRAYLASVRALGLQSAVLEAMKWVAGMRHDEQSALCTLDTRTLRTRHHPVTRRPQCPECGDPGLVAASVRRPVTFASRPKSATAGGGHRALSPDAVLTRYRHLVDPLTGVVPEVRPASGTPDGLNRYVSGRNHALRADSLAGLRHGLRSHSGGKGTTPAEAEAGALCEAVERYSATRHGDEPVVVDTLAGLGDSALHPNSCQLYADRQFARRERWNRSAAAFQQVPPPFDPHAPTEWTPVWSMTAGTHRLLPTSMLYFGPAPGGQPSAPWADSNGNAAGSSLEDAALQGFLEVVERDAVALWWYNRSRLPGVDLDAFDEPWLGQVRAAYGRLRRDLWVLDLTADFGIPVMAAVSCRNDGRAQQICFGFGAHFDPRTALRRAVTEMAQLLPPPGVDPRAGGEFASLHPELASWWSLATTRNQPYLVPDRAESPRTPASYVCEPRNDLLSDLTVAQALVRGHGMELLVLDQTRPDVRLPVVKVIVPGMRHFWARFAPGRLYEVPVTLGRKPHATGHRDLNPIPLFV
- a CDS encoding sensor histidine kinase, producing MPDAFRGTESTEGAESSPPAAIHLAMAPRLARTIVLLVLTCYCFIVILNVLHTGGVSATRMTVCVGVVLLEFGVQFALALPAARAWPLRRRLVTLGVQAVLTYLPAAWFGLDWGSMQGPLAATILLTLPNPVAWPVFGAVVAAAPLYPLLKGSGVLYSGYVFISVTLAGLVIYGLTRLTDLVRELHDTRERLARMAVTQERLRFARDLHDLLGYSLSTVTLKGELVSRLIPVRPEQAAEETTSLLLVARQALADVRLVSRGYRDMSLCDEADSAAKVLVSAEVRVEVDMRVERLHPVVDTVLATALREGVTNILRHSKAEVCTIRATSGTETVLLTLVNDGVTDGGKPDARSCGGSGLGNLRTRLTEIGGELTAGVDEDGLFRLDARAPLQPHQGEAGNAAAAAGPGTERAVA
- a CDS encoding response regulator transcription factor — translated: MSINILLAEDVHMIRGALVALLQLEPDLRVIASVERGDTIVSTALEVRPDVAVIDVDLPGMDGLTAAALLHEQLPSCRSLILTSLGKPGTLRRAMSAHVSGFLLKDSPPDQLASAVRSVAMGGRVVDPQLALTAWDYPDNPLSRREMEVLRLAARGADAAEIAGCLYLTKGTVRNYLTSIVGKLGARNRVDAIRIAEEAGWIP
- a CDS encoding acyltransferase domain-containing protein, encoding MPEPQHDDAHDDSFDVAHREWLTERLTHYLGVPVDESVPFHEYGLDSVATLSLYGDIEEEFGPLIDPTDIAAYPTVRELARYMAHRDPRPAGGGLVRAAFAFTGQGSQHPGMTSGLYRDCTGYRAHLAEAAAELLPYTGTSVVELILGNDPRIHQTAFTQPALFAVEYALAQTLRDEGVTPVAVLGHGIGEFAAAAVAGALSLPDAARLVALRGAFMQYLPSGGGMMATCAAPFEAAELVAAEPGVGIGAINAAKATVLSGDRAGLERIQEQLEGRGIACRHLTVTHPFHSPLMAPMVPRFDAVAHRVAGGPARVPFYSTVYGRLTTEPLYGPYWSEQITSPVRFADAARAMLAQQTPTHVVEIGPRVVLTPFLRRMGGNDGPTCLAVCRGPESDAVDLAGVISALDAGPLAAALAGA